From one Triticum aestivum cultivar Chinese Spring chromosome 4B, IWGSC CS RefSeq v2.1, whole genome shotgun sequence genomic stretch:
- the LOC123093437 gene encoding uncharacterized protein — protein MDSAGMEFLLEAVDRFPVKEEFTDNLEQQDPILFPFLLENGAANAKGGDSDAGSGMAQKVGGDGAIGAQEGACRRAASPTRSAKSIDRVNPEAPRWTKRLLLKVQSLTESTFAKSTGFAWAEYHRTGLHAFPDECSRLSRSQFTSMQSNLTRV, from the exons ATGGACAGTGCGGGCATGGAATTTTTGCTTGAAGCGGTCGACAG GTTCCCGGTGAAAGAGGAGTTCACTGACAACCTTGAACAGCAGGATCCGATTTTGTTCCCTTTCCTGTTAGAAAACGGAGCAGCCAATGCGAAGGGAGGTGATTCAGATGCTGGGTCTGGTATGGCTCAGAAGGTTGGGGGAGATGGGGCGATTGGAGCCCAGGAAGGTGCGTGTCGTCGTGCTGCTTCCCCAACAAGGTCCGCAAAATCCATAGATAGAGTAAATCCAGAGGCACCTCGCTGGACTAAAAG GTTGTTGCTAAAAGTTCAGTCGCTGACAGAATCTACATTTGCAAAAAGTACAGGCTTCGCCTGGGCAGAGTACCACCGGACAGGACTCCATGCCTTCCCGGATGAGTGCTCTCGACTCTCGAGATCTCAATTCACAAGTATGCAGAGCAACCTGACACGAGTGTGA